In Mauremys reevesii isolate NIE-2019 linkage group 8, ASM1616193v1, whole genome shotgun sequence, a single genomic region encodes these proteins:
- the ZBTB41 gene encoding zinc finger and BTB domain-containing protein 41 isoform X2, with translation MKKRRKFPGNLNEKIHLGHEKNISDGVLIVDSDQKAVSKSAEVAIADQLECSQELPPSPEQRKLLSSLQYNKNLLKYLNDDRQKQPSFCDLLIIVEGKEFSAHKVVVAVGSSYFHACLSKNPSTDVVTLDHVTHSVFQHLLEFLYTSEFFVYKNEIPLVLEAAKFLDIIDAVKLLNNENISGIQSEAVTENPIPAETLNELTGKLSNSHQCTFCSRNFCYKKSLENHLAKAHRSLALEKKHGLKMVEKADFSTRRSTRNRKCPAKFDNSDNESSDVSDSNFDKVHSEREISVKNECEDSGSDRNADEEGQEEEEISDESDAEEQSKKEHNDTEVSPEPVDSVGNIPEGLTPVIIQSSSKKLLQCPKCDKTFDRTGKLEIHTRAHTGEKPFECDICHQHYSTKSNLTVHRKKHNNETEFHKKEHKCPYCNKLHASKKTLAKHAKRFHPENIQEFLSIKKTKSEGWKCDICKKSFARRPHLEEHMILHTQDKPFKCTYCEEHFKSRFARLKHQEKFHLGPFPCDICGRQFNDTRNLKRHIECTHGGKRKWVCFICGKSVRERTTLKEHLRIHSGEKPHLCSICGQSFRHGSSYRLHLRVHHNDKRYECEECGKTFIRHDHLTKHKKIHSGEKAHQCEECGKCFGRRDHLTVHYKSVHLGEKVWQKYKATFHQCEVCKKVFKGKSSLEMHFRTHSVWRSWEYLI, from the exons ATGAAGAAAAGGAGAAAGTTCCCTGGAAATCTAAATGAGAAGATACATCTTGGCCATGAGAAGAATATTTCTGATGGGGTTCTTATAGTAGATTCTGACCAAAAAGCTGTCTCCAAATCTGCAGAAGTAGCTATTGCAGACCAACTCGAGTGTTCCCAAGAACTTCCTCCATCACCAGAACAAAGAAAACTCTTAAGTTCACTGCAGTATAATAAAAATCTACTTAAATATTTAAATGATGATAGACAGAAACAACCATCTTTTTGTGACTTACTTATAATAGTAGAAGGAAAAGAATTTAGCGCACACAAAGTTGTTGTAGCTGTTGGCAGTAGTTATTTTCATGCTTGTTTGAGCAAAAACCCAAGCACAGATGTTGTCACACTGGATCATGTAACTCATTCTGTTTTTCAACATTTGCTTGAGTTTTTGTACACATCTGAGTTTTTTGTATATAAAAATGAAATCCCTTTAGTGTTGGAAGCAGCTAAATTTTTAGACATTATAGATGCAGTCAAACTGctcaataatgaaaatatttccgGCATACAATCTGAAGCGGTAACTGAAAACCCAATACCAGCTGAAACTCTCAATGAGTTGACTGGTAAACTATCAAATAGTCACCAGTGCACTTTTTGCAGTCGAAACTTCTGTTACAAGAAATCCTTAGAAAACCACTTGGCTAAAGCTCACAGATCCCTTGCACTGGAaaaaaaacatggtttaaaaatgGTTGAGAAAGCAGACTTTTCTACCAGAAGATCTACAAGGAACCGTAAATGCCCAGCTAAGTTTGATAACAGTGATAACGAAAGCAGCGATGTGTCTGACAGCAACTTTGATAAAGTCCATTCTGAGAGAGAAATATCAGTTAAAAATGAATGTGAAGATAGTGGAAGTGACCGCAATGCAGATGAAGAGGGtcaggaagaagaagaaatatcAGATGAGTCTGATGCTGAAGAGCAAAGTAAAAAAGAACATAATGATACTGAAGTGAGTCCTGAGCCGGTTGATTCAGTAGGAAATATTCCTGAAGGTTTAACTCCAGTAATCATTCAGAGTAGTAGCAAAAAACTATTGCAGTGTCCCAAGTGTGACAAAACATTTGATCGAACAG ggAAGCTCGAGATCCATACCCGTGCGCACACAGGTGAGAAGCCCTTCGAGTGTGATATTTGTCATCAGCACTATTCCACAAAATCTAACCTGACAGTTCACAGAAAGAAACACAATAATGAAACAGAATTTCATAAGAAGGAGCACAAATGTCCATATTGTAATAAACTGCATGCAAGCAAAAAGACCCTAGCAAAACATGCAAAGAG GTTTCATCCAGAGAACATACAAGAATTTCTTTCCATTAAAAAGACCAAGAGTGAAGGCTGGAAATGTGAT ATTTGTAAGAAATCTTTTGCTCGAAGACCCCATTTGGAAGAACACATGATTCTTCACACTCAGGATAAACCTTTCAAGTGTACCTATTGTGAAGAGCACTTTAAATCCCGGTTTGCAAGATTGAAGCATCAAGAAAAATTCCATCTTG GCCCTTTCCCATGTGATATTTGTGGTCGTCAGTTCAATGACACTAGAAATCTAAAGCGCCATATAGAATGTACTCATGGGGGGAAGAGAAAATGGGTGTGTTTTATATGTGGAAAATCAGTCAGAGAAAG AACAACTTTGAAAGAACATTTGAGAATTCATAGTGGGGAGAAACCTCATCTTTGTAGTATTTGTGGGCAGAGTTTTCGTCATGGAAGTTCCTACAG ACTTCATCTACGAGTTCACCATAATGACAAAAGATATGAATGTGAAGAATGTGGGAAAACGTTTATTCGGCATGACCatctaacaaaacacaaaaaaatacACTCAG GTGAAAAAGCACATCAGTGTGAGGAGTGTGGAAAGTGTTTTGGCCGTAGAGACCACTTAACTGTCCATTACAAAAGTGTTCATCTAGGAGAGAAAGTGTGGCAAAA ATATAAAGCAACATTTCATCAGTGTGAAGTCTGCaagaaagtttttaaagggaaatcaagTTTGGAAATGCATTTTAGGACACATTCAG TCTGGAGATCATGGGAATACTTGATTTAA
- the ZBTB41 gene encoding zinc finger and BTB domain-containing protein 41 isoform X3, with the protein MKKRRKFPGNLNEKIHLGHEKNISDGVLIVDSDQKAVSKSAEVAIADQLECSQELPPSPEQRKLLSSLQYNKNLLKYLNDDRQKQPSFCDLLIIVEGKEFSAHKVVVAVGSSYFHACLSKNPSTDVVTLDHVTHSVFQHLLEFLYTSEFFVYKNEIPLVLEAAKFLDIIDAVKLLNNENISGIQSEAVTENPIPAETLNELTGKLSNSHQCTFCSRNFCYKKSLENHLAKAHRSLALEKKHGLKMVEKADFSTRRSTRNRKCPAKFDNSDNESSDVSDSNFDKVHSEREISVKNECEDSGSDRNADEEGQEEEEISDESDAEEQSKKEHNDTEVSPEPVDSVGNIPEGLTPVIIQSSSKKLLQCPKCDKTFDRTGKLEIHTRAHTGEKPFECDICHQHYSTKSNLTVHRKKHNNETEFHKKEHKCPYCNKLHASKKTLAKHAKRFHPENIQEFLSIKKTKSEGWKCDICKKSFARRPHLEEHMILHTQDKPFKCTYCEEHFKSRFARLKHQEKFHLGPFPCDICGRQFNDTRNLKRHIECTHGGKRKWVCFICGKSVRERTTLKEHLRIHSGEKPHLCSICGQSFRHGSSYRLHLRVHHNDKRYECEECGKTFIRHDHLTKHKKIHSDIKQHFISVKSARKFLKGNQVWKCILGHIQVRNHTNVKFVASLLELRRH; encoded by the exons ATGAAGAAAAGGAGAAAGTTCCCTGGAAATCTAAATGAGAAGATACATCTTGGCCATGAGAAGAATATTTCTGATGGGGTTCTTATAGTAGATTCTGACCAAAAAGCTGTCTCCAAATCTGCAGAAGTAGCTATTGCAGACCAACTCGAGTGTTCCCAAGAACTTCCTCCATCACCAGAACAAAGAAAACTCTTAAGTTCACTGCAGTATAATAAAAATCTACTTAAATATTTAAATGATGATAGACAGAAACAACCATCTTTTTGTGACTTACTTATAATAGTAGAAGGAAAAGAATTTAGCGCACACAAAGTTGTTGTAGCTGTTGGCAGTAGTTATTTTCATGCTTGTTTGAGCAAAAACCCAAGCACAGATGTTGTCACACTGGATCATGTAACTCATTCTGTTTTTCAACATTTGCTTGAGTTTTTGTACACATCTGAGTTTTTTGTATATAAAAATGAAATCCCTTTAGTGTTGGAAGCAGCTAAATTTTTAGACATTATAGATGCAGTCAAACTGctcaataatgaaaatatttccgGCATACAATCTGAAGCGGTAACTGAAAACCCAATACCAGCTGAAACTCTCAATGAGTTGACTGGTAAACTATCAAATAGTCACCAGTGCACTTTTTGCAGTCGAAACTTCTGTTACAAGAAATCCTTAGAAAACCACTTGGCTAAAGCTCACAGATCCCTTGCACTGGAaaaaaaacatggtttaaaaatgGTTGAGAAAGCAGACTTTTCTACCAGAAGATCTACAAGGAACCGTAAATGCCCAGCTAAGTTTGATAACAGTGATAACGAAAGCAGCGATGTGTCTGACAGCAACTTTGATAAAGTCCATTCTGAGAGAGAAATATCAGTTAAAAATGAATGTGAAGATAGTGGAAGTGACCGCAATGCAGATGAAGAGGGtcaggaagaagaagaaatatcAGATGAGTCTGATGCTGAAGAGCAAAGTAAAAAAGAACATAATGATACTGAAGTGAGTCCTGAGCCGGTTGATTCAGTAGGAAATATTCCTGAAGGTTTAACTCCAGTAATCATTCAGAGTAGTAGCAAAAAACTATTGCAGTGTCCCAAGTGTGACAAAACATTTGATCGAACAG ggAAGCTCGAGATCCATACCCGTGCGCACACAGGTGAGAAGCCCTTCGAGTGTGATATTTGTCATCAGCACTATTCCACAAAATCTAACCTGACAGTTCACAGAAAGAAACACAATAATGAAACAGAATTTCATAAGAAGGAGCACAAATGTCCATATTGTAATAAACTGCATGCAAGCAAAAAGACCCTAGCAAAACATGCAAAGAG GTTTCATCCAGAGAACATACAAGAATTTCTTTCCATTAAAAAGACCAAGAGTGAAGGCTGGAAATGTGAT ATTTGTAAGAAATCTTTTGCTCGAAGACCCCATTTGGAAGAACACATGATTCTTCACACTCAGGATAAACCTTTCAAGTGTACCTATTGTGAAGAGCACTTTAAATCCCGGTTTGCAAGATTGAAGCATCAAGAAAAATTCCATCTTG GCCCTTTCCCATGTGATATTTGTGGTCGTCAGTTCAATGACACTAGAAATCTAAAGCGCCATATAGAATGTACTCATGGGGGGAAGAGAAAATGGGTGTGTTTTATATGTGGAAAATCAGTCAGAGAAAG AACAACTTTGAAAGAACATTTGAGAATTCATAGTGGGGAGAAACCTCATCTTTGTAGTATTTGTGGGCAGAGTTTTCGTCATGGAAGTTCCTACAG ACTTCATCTACGAGTTCACCATAATGACAAAAGATATGAATGTGAAGAATGTGGGAAAACGTTTATTCGGCATGACCatctaacaaaacacaaaaaaatacACTCAG ATATAAAGCAACATTTCATCAGTGTGAAGTCTGCaagaaagtttttaaagggaaatcaagTTTGGAAATGCATTTTAGGACACATTCAG